CTTCGTACCACAGTCCCGGCGGGCCTCCCGGTTGAAACGGCGTCCACCACAATGATGTCGAGCGGCTCGTTGTAGAGACGCGGTGTCACCGCGGGAAGCACATCGGGGGCGCACGCAGTGGCCTCCACGAATTCCACTGGTCCGGGCCAGGCTCTGCCGGAGACCTCCCGCACCGCCCTGAGACCGGCCGCATCATCCGACATTGCAGGGTGCCCCATGCCGATAACCCAGACCGTCTCAAATACCTCCCACTGCGCGCGCCCGTCTCAAACGGGCCATTGATCCGGCCAACAGCATAGTATGTATCCGGCGGCATGCCGGTTCGAAGGTGGCAGCGCGGTCCGTGGATTACTGCGATTTCAGGGATCTCGTAACGTGTAGCGGCGAGAACACCACCGCCGTTCTCATCCGGGAGCTCAACCGGTTTCTCGACCAGGCGGCAAAACCGAAGCCCCCCGTCATCTGGTTTGAGGCCAACGCCTGCTCGGGGGATTCAATATCGTTGTTTAACGCCGCCGGCCCGGGCCTCGAGCAGATACTGTCCTCAATTATCGATCTGCGATACAGTAACGCGCTCATGGCTGCCGAGGGGCCGGCGGCCATCGAGGAGCTCGCCGCAGCCGCGACCGCGAACGCGGGGGTATTCGTACTGGTGGTCGAGGGCGCCATCCCGGTGGCGGCCCGGGGAAGGTATGGCATCGTATCATGGCGGGGGCCAATGGGTACCGCGGGGGACGCGGTGACAGTCGCTTCGATCGTCGAATGGCTGGGGTCCCTTGCGGGGTCAGTAGTCGCCGTAGGAACGTGCGCCACGCACGGCGGCCCGTCCGCCGCGAGGCCGAATCCGAGCGGCAGCCTGGGGACCTCGGCGGCTCTCGGCCGGAGAGACGTGATAAACGTCACGGGTTGCCCGGCTCACCCGGACTGGACGATGGCGACACTCGCCCACCTCCTGATGTACGGCCCTCCTGGGCTCGACAGGTGGGGCAGACCCACCCTGATATACGGGGACACCGTACACCGCCACTGCCAGCGGCGATCGTACTTCGACCGGGGCGAATTCGCCACCGGCCCCGGACGGCGCGAGTGCATGTTCGAGGCCGGGTGCGTGGGGCCGGTCACCCATTCAGATTGCCCGTATAGGCAGTGGAATTCGTACGTGAACTGGCCGGTAAAGGCGAGCACCCCGTGCATTGGCTGCACGACACCGGAATTTCCCGACGGCTCCACACCATTTTTCGCGCCGCTTCCGGTCAAGCGCCCGGGTTCGCCGCCCGGCGGGCATAAGGAGGGGATTCGAGTCTGAGCAAGACGATAACGATTGCCCCGATGACCAGGGTGAGCGGGCTCCTCAGCATCGAGGTCGTCGTGGATGGCAACCAGGTTGTCGACGCGAGGGCGAGTGGCGGGCAGTTCCGCGGGTTTGAAATGATGATGAGGGGCAGGCACGTCACCGATGCCCCTTACTTCACCGAGAGGGTGTGCGGGATCTGCTCTGCCGCACACGGCTATGCAGGGGCCCTGGTGGCCGACCGGGCCTACCACAACGAGCTGCCGCCCAATGGGTGGATTCTACGCAATTTTATCCTCGGGGCGGAGATCCTGCAGAACCAGATCAGGCACTTCTACTTGCTCAGCCTGCCGGACTTCGTGGAATTCCCACCGGTCCCGCCGTTCCAGGGAGTCGTGGGGGGCGACTACCGGCTCGGCGTGGCCGCGACCGGACGGATGGTTGCCAACTACATCCGCGCGGTGGACGCGTCCCGGAAGTGTCACGAAATGATGGCGGCTTTCGCAGGCAAAGCGCCTCACGCTCACGGTATGGTCCCGGGTGGGGTCTCGGTCCCGGTCACGGCCGATCGGGTGCTGAAGTGCAGTTCCCTTCTTGAAGAGACAATATCGTTCCTCGACGACTGTTACCTCCCCGACGTCGAGACCCTGGCCGGGGCGTATCCCGATTACTTTCAAATCGGCAGCCGCCCAGCCAGGTTCTACTCGTCCGGGCTGTTCAGGGTGGGCCCGCGGATGGACACCCCTTTGACCCCCTCGGGCGTGCTGTATGACGGGCGTGTGGAGCCGGTGGATCCGCTATTCATCCAGGAGCACCTGAGGCGTTCGTGGTTCGACGAGGGCCTGCCGCATCCCGCCCCGGACCCCGACAAGCCGCTCGCCTACACTTGGTCGACCGCCCCGAGGTACCGCGGGATGGCACTCGAGGTCGGCCCGCTTGCGAGGCGGGCGGTCTGCGAGGCATCCGGCCCGCCCGGTCGCACGTTGTTCCCCGGACCCGGCACCGGGACGATGGACAGGCTGATCGCGAGGGCGGTGGAGGCAAGACAGATCGCGTCCCTGATCTGGGACCTGCTGAAAACCCTCGAACCCGGCGCACCCACGGTCGCCCAGAACCCATCGGTGGCCGATCCGTTCGTATCCATTACGGTCGAAGCCCCCAGGGGTACTCTGCAGCATACGATGCTGGTGGCAGGTGAGGAGATAGCCCGCTACAACATCATCACGCCTTCCGCGTGGAACTTCTCTCCCCACGACAACTGCGGGAACCCCGGACCGGCTGAGGAGGCATTAATCGGAACGGTGCTGGCCGACCCCGGCTGTCCCGTGGAGGTGGGGAGGATCGTCCGCGCGTTCGACCCGTGTATGTCGTGCGC
This DNA window, taken from Bacillota bacterium, encodes the following:
- a CDS encoding hydrogenase small subunit; translated protein: MDYCDFRDLVTCSGENTTAVLIRELNRFLDQAAKPKPPVIWFEANACSGDSISLFNAAGPGLEQILSSIIDLRYSNALMAAEGPAAIEELAAAATANAGVFVLVVEGAIPVAARGRYGIVSWRGPMGTAGDAVTVASIVEWLGSLAGSVVAVGTCATHGGPSAARPNPSGSLGTSAALGRRDVINVTGCPAHPDWTMATLAHLLMYGPPGLDRWGRPTLIYGDTVHRHCQRRSYFDRGEFATGPGRRECMFEAGCVGPVTHSDCPYRQWNSYVNWPVKASTPCIGCTTPEFPDGSTPFFAPLPVKRPGSPPGGHKEGIRV